One Aegilops tauschii subsp. strangulata cultivar AL8/78 chromosome 7, Aet v6.0, whole genome shotgun sequence genomic window carries:
- the LOC109761278 gene encoding probable aquaporin PIP2-7 codes for MPSPILPAKEVEEVVTANEEVTDIIVQRVPYWDPPTVRALDTSELTTWSLYRALIGEFTASLILLYVSIATVIGYRNQSSAADERCTGVGYLGVAWSFGATVSVLVYSTSGVSGGHINPAVTFALFIAGKVTLVRSVLYVAAQCLGAVVGVGIVKGIMKHPYDDFGGGANAVAGGYSLGAALGAEIFGTFVLAYTVFSATDPKRTARDAFVPLVAALPIGLAVFVVHLATIPITGTGINPARSLGAAVLYNQHKTWKQHWIFWVGPFTGAALAAFYHKIVLRDEAVVKESLEKLGSLKRSGSTA; via the exons ATGCCGTCGCCGATCCTGCCGGCcaaggaggtggaggaggtggtCACCGCCAACGAAGAGGTGACAGACATCATCGTCCAGAGGGTGCCGTACTGGGACCCTCCGACGGTCCGGGCGCTGGACACGAGCGAGCTGACCACCTGGTCCCTCTACCGCGCCCTCATCGGCGAGTTCACCGCCTCCCTCATCCTCCTCTACGTGAGCATCGCCACCGTCATCGGGTACCGGAACCAGTCCTCCGCCGCCGACGAGCGGTGCACCGGCGTCGGCTACCTCGGCGTCGCCTGGTCCTTCGGCGCCACCGTCTCCGTCCTCGTCTACTCCACCAGCGGCGTCTCAG GTGGGCACATAAACCCGGCAGTGACGTTCGCGCTGTTCATCGCCGGGAAGGTGACGCTGGTGCGCTCGGTGCTGTACGTGGCGGCGCAGTGCCTCGGCGCCGTCGTCGGCGTGGGCATCGTGAAGGGGATCATGAAGCACCCCTACGACGACTTCGGCGGCGGCGCCAACGCGGTGGCCGGGGGGTACTCGCTCGGGGCGGCCCTCGGCGCGGAGATCTTCGGCACCTTCGTCCTCGCCTACACCGTCTTCTCCGCCACCGACCCCAAGCGCACCGCCCGCGACGCCTTCGTCCCC ctggtggcggctctcccaatcggtTTGGCGGTGTTCGTGGTGCACCTGGCGACCATCCCGATCACCGGCACGGGCATCAACCCGGCGAGGAGCCTGGGCGCCGCCGTGCTGTACAACCAGCACAAAACCTGGAAGCAACAC TGGATCTTCTGGGTCGGGCCCTTCACCGGCGCGGCCCTGGCGGCGTTCTACCACAAGATCGTGCTGCGCGACGAGGCTGTGGTGAAGGAGTCGCTAGAAAAGCTGGGCTCGCTCAAGAGGAGCGGCTCGACCGCTTGA
- the LOC109761272 gene encoding probable glutathione S-transferase GSTF1 has protein sequence MAPVKVFGPAASTNVARVLVCLEEVGAEYELVDIDFPGKGHKRPEHLARNPFGQVPAFQDGDLILFESRAIAKYVLRKYKSEQVDLLRESNLEEAAMVDIWTEVEIHQYHPALSPIVLECFIYPTLRGLPTNQRIVDESLVKAKKVLEIYEAHLSKHKYLAGDFVSFADLNHFACTFYLMDATPYASLFNSYPHVKAWWEDLMSRPSMKKLGAGMTTRV, from the exons ATGGCGCCGGTGAAGGTGTTCGGGCCGGCCGCGTCGACGAACGTGGCGAGGGTGCTCGTCTGCCTGGAGGAGGTGGGCGCCGAGTACGAGCTTGTCGACATCGACTTCCCCGGCAAGGGGCATAAGCGCCCTGAGCACCTCGCCAGGAAT CCGTTTGGGCAGGTCCCAGCTTTTCAAGATGGCGATCTCATCCTCTTCG AGTCACGCGCCATTGCTAAATACGTGCTTCGCAAATACAAGTCGGAGCAAGTGGACTTGTTGAGGGAGAGCAATCTGGAGGAAGCTGCCATGGTAGACATATGGACAGAGGTCGAAATACATCAATACCACCCGGCCCTCTCACCGATCGTGCTGGAGTGCTTCATATACCCGACCTTACGCGGTCTTCCCACGAATCAAAGGATTGTGGACGAAAGCTTGGTGAAGGCGAAGAAGGTTCTAGAAATCTATGAAGCCCACCTGTCCAAACACAAGTATTTAGCCGGTGATTTCGTCAGCTTTGCAGATCTGAACCATTTCGCGTGTACTTTCTACCTCATGGATGCGACGCCTTATGCGTCTCTGTTCAACTCCTACCCTCACGTGAAAGCGTGGTGGGAGGATCTGATGTCCAGGCCGTCCATGAAGAAGCTCGGTGCAGGTATGACCACGAGGGTTTAG
- the LOC109761271 gene encoding rac-like GTP-binding protein 4, producing MASSASRFIKCVTVGDGAVGKTCMLICYTSNKFPTDYVPTVFDNFSANVVVDGTTVNLGLWDTAGQEDYNRLRPLSYRGADVFVLAFSLVSRASYENIMKKWLPELQHHAPSVPIVLVGTKYDLREDKQYLLDHPGVVPVTAAQGEELRKHIGATCYVECSSKTQQNVKAVFDAAIKVVIKPPTKQRERKKKKARQGCASLGVLSRRKLACFK from the exons ATGGCGTCCAGCGCCTCCCGGTTCATCAAGTGCGTGACGgtcggcgacggcgccgtcggcAAGACCTGCATGCTCATCTGCTACACCAGCAACAAGTTCCCCACC GACTATGTACCCACCGTGTTCGACAATTTCAGCGCCAACGTGGTGGTGGACGGCACCACCGTGAACCTGGGCCTCTGGGACACTGCAG GGCAGGAGGATTACAACAGACTGAGACCGCTGAGCTACCGGGGAGCCGACGTCTTCGTGCTCGCCTTCTCGCTCGTCAGCCGCGCCAGCTACGAGAACATCATGAAGAAG TGGCTACCGGAGCTTCAGCACCATGCGCCCAGCGTGCCGATAGTGTTGGTTGGTACAAAATATG ATCTCCGTGAAGACAAACAATACTTGCTTGACCATCCTGGCGTTGTGCCTGTTACTGCAGCTCAG GGGGAGGAACTCCGCAAGCACATTGGCGCAACCTGCTACGTCGAATGCAGCTCAAAGACACAGCAG AATGTCAAAGCTGTGTTTGATGCTGCCATCAAAGTAGTGATCAAGCCTCCAACAAAGCAGagggaaaggaagaagaagaaagcaCGGCAAGGATGTGCATCATT GGGTGTCCTGTCTAGAAGGAAACTGGCATGCTTCAAGTGA
- the LOC109761274 gene encoding protease Do-like 9 codes for MDNHDAPKRKRGRKPKPPAAAAAPANGTHDSAPSPKPKRGRKPKPPAAASPDNDHPSSPLAAAADTPKPGSSSGPRGRRKSRRGRHELPSDADAALRAPPSPTRRGASKGAANMKVDVPAVEPLRWEQVAKVMPSMDAVVKVFCVHTEPNFSMPWQRKRQYSSSSSGFIIGGRRVLTNAHSVEHYTQVKLKKRGSDTKYLATVLAIGNECDIAMLTVDDDEFWKGVLPLEFGLLPALQDAVTVVGYPIGGDTISVTSGVVSRIEILSYVHGSTELLGLQIDAAINSGNSGGPAFNDQGKCVGIAFQSLKHEDAENIGYVIPTPVIKHFIQDYEKSGEYTGFPILGIEWQKMENPDLRKAMGMKSDQKGVRIRRIEPTAPESGCMQPSDIILSFDGIDIANDGTVPFRHGERIGFSYLVSQKYTGEKARVKVLRNSKIHEFNIKLSIHKKLIPAHIKGRPPSYYIVAGFVFMVVSVPYLRSEYGKDYEFDAPVKLLDKHLHAMAQSPDEQLVVVSQVLVADINIGYEELVNTQVRAFNGKPVNNLKQLATMVEDCKEEFLKFDMDYDQVVVLETKTARAATQDILTTHCIPSAMSDDLKA; via the exons ATGGACAACCACGACGCTCCCAAGCGCAAGCGCGGCCGCAAGCCGaagccgccggccgccgccgccgcccccgccaacGGCACCCACGACTCCGCCCCCTCGCCCAAGCCCAAGCGCGGCCGCAAGCCGaagccgccggccgccgcctcccctGACAACGACCACCCCTCGtccccgctcgccgccgccgccgacacccCCAAGCCAGGTTCCTCCTCCGGACCCCGCGGCCGCCGCAAATCCCGACGCGGCCGCCACGAGCTCCCGTCAGATGCCGACGCCGCCCTCCGCGCGCCCCCCTCCCCGACGCGGCGCGGCGCGTCCAAGGGGGCGGCGAACATGAAAGTGGACGTCCCAGCGGTGGAGCCGTTGCGGTGGGAGCAGGTGGCGAAGGTGATGCCCTCCATGGACGCCGTGGTAAAGGTTTTCTGCGTGCACACGGAGCCGAACTTCTCAATGCCATGGCAGCGCAAGAGGCAGTACAGCTCCAGCAGCAGCGGGTTCATCATTGGGGGCCGCAGGGTGCTCACCAACGCCCACTCCGTCGAGCACTACACCCAAGTCAAGCTCAAGAAGCGCGGCTCAGACACCAAGTACCTCGCCACCGTCCTTGCCATTGGCAACGAGTGCGACATTG CAATGTTAACCGTTGATGATGATGAATTCTGGAAAGGAGTTCTGCCGCTGGAGTTTGGATTGCTGCCAGCACTTCAGGATGCTGTCACCGTCGTTGGTTACCCTATTGGGGGAGACACAATTTCTGTGACAAGTGGTGTAGTATCTAGGATAGAAATACTCTCATATGTTCATGGTTCTACAGAACTTCTTGGACTACAG ATAGATGCAGCTATAAATTCAGGAAACTCTGGGGGCCCTGCTTTTAATGATCAGGGAAAATGTGTCGGTATAGCTTTTCAATCTCTTAAACACGAAGATGCAGAAAACATAGGCTATGTTATACCCACCCCGGTTATTAAGCACTTCATTCAAGACTATGAGAAATCTGGAGAGTACACAG GTTTCCCTATACTTGGGATAGAATGGCAGAAAATGGAAAATCCCGATCTCCGCAAGGCAATGGGAATGAAATCTGACCAAAAAGGTGTTCGCATCAGAAGAATTGAACCAACTGCTCCTGAATCTGGATGCATGCAACCTTCTGATATTATTCTTAGCTTTGATGGTATTGACATCGCCAACGATGGCACAG TTCCATTCAGGCATGGAGAGCGCATTGGCTTCAGTTACCTAGTTTCACAGAAGTATACTGGTGAGAAGGCACGTGTCAAAGTTCTCCGGAATTCGAAAATTCATGAATTCAACATAAAGCTCTCAATCCACAAAAAGCTCATTCCAGCTCATATAAAGGGCAGGCCGCCGTCGTACTACATTGTTGCAGGCTTTGTTTTTATGGTTGTATCTGTTCCATATCTTCGATCTGAG TATGGAAAAGATTACGAATTTGATGCCCCCGTCAAGTTGTTGGACAAGCATTTACATGCAATGGCACAATCACCTGATGAGCAGCTTGTGGTGGTCTCACAG GTGCTTGTGGCAGATATCAATATTGGTTATGAAGAACTAGTCAATACTCAG GTTCGTGCGTTCAATGGGAAACCAGTAAATAATTTGAAGCAGCTGGCGACCATGGTGGAAGATTGCAAGGAGGAGTTCCTGAAGTTTGACATGGATTACGACCAG GTTGTCGTTCTCGAGACGAAAACAGCTAGGGCTGCTACTCAGGACATTCTAACAACACACTGCATACCTTCAGCGATGTCAGATGACCTGAAGGCCTGA